In Maridesulfovibrio zosterae DSM 11974, a genomic segment contains:
- a CDS encoding helix-turn-helix domain-containing protein produces MSSFNQNIIKHKIGLLNLAEELGNVSRACKLMGFSRDTFYRYQSAKEEGGVEALFDKSRRKPNLKNRVDQAIEDAVFVYATDFPAHGQTRASNELRKLGVFVSPSGIRSIWLRHGLHNFKLRLKALEKISAEQGIVLTEAQVQALERKKDDDIACGEIETAHPGYL; encoded by the coding sequence ATGTCTAGTTTCAATCAAAACATCATAAAACACAAGATTGGTCTGTTAAATCTGGCTGAAGAGCTTGGTAATGTTTCGAGAGCTTGCAAGTTGATGGGCTTTTCTCGTGACACTTTTTATCGGTATCAGTCAGCCAAGGAAGAAGGCGGAGTCGAAGCTCTTTTTGATAAATCACGTCGTAAGCCAAACCTAAAAAATAGAGTTGATCAGGCTATCGAAGACGCAGTCTTTGTTTACGCAACTGACTTTCCTGCTCATGGACAAACAAGAGCCAGTAACGAGCTAAGAAAATTAGGTGTTTTTGTCTCGCCGTCCGGCATTAGATCTATTTGGCTGCGGCACGGTCTTCATAATTTCAAGCTCCGCCTGAAGGCTTTGGAAAAGATTTCAGCAGAGCAAGGAATTGTCCTTACCGAAGCGCAGGTTCAAGCTCTGGAACGGAAAAAGGATGACGACATTGCTTGCGGGGAAATCGAAACAGCCCATCCTGGCTATCT